DNA sequence from the Thermococcus gammatolerans EJ3 genome:
TTTGAAGTTGCCGTTTTTGTTTACGGAAACCTGAGCGAGTGCCGGAAACTGTTCAAGAGCATTGAAAACGACCTAAAATCCTCACTCGCCGTCGTGAACAGCTCCGAAGGAGAGTCATGCATATGGAGGCTGTTCTCCGGAAACAAAAGCTATTACATCGAGTGCAGCGGGTTCTGGAATAAGAGTGTCCTCCTCGTTGTTAGGGGAAGCGACGAAAAAGCCGTTGAAAGGCTCACCTGGTGGTTTCCAACGCAGAACTGCCTCAGACCCGGAACCAGACTCGTGGTTCAGACGTGAGATACTCTCACAACCAACCCTGAAAATTGGAACCTATTAATGGTATAGATTCCCTTCCGGAAATATTTTGTGAGCCCTAGGTTTTTCACGATGTAAAACCTTTGGGATTCACAAAATTTATAACTTCCGGAGGGATATTCTAACCGGTGAACGCCATGAAGCGGCTAGCAACCATCATAGCAGCTTTCGTGTTGTTTAGCGTTTTTGGGTTTGCTATGGCCAGCGCAACAACCGTTGCAGTGGACTTAACTCACGGTGAAAACACCAAGTATCTCGTTGACCCAGTTGTTGACAGGGACAATCAGAGCCACATTCTTGCGCCTTCGATCGTCGAAGGCGTTGGAGACATGGAGTGGGCCTACTTTGGAAGCCCGGACATGTTCCCCAACAACACCAAGATCAAGAACTTGGGGGACACCATAACCCCCGATGCCCTCAAGGACGTTGACGTCCTTATCCTCGGCCAGCCAACCAGTCCATTCACACCGGAGGAGATCCAGGCAATCAAAGACTGGTTTGCCCAGGGCGGTAAGGTTCTCTGGATCGCCGCCGACAGCGACTACGGAAGTGGAGTCCAGGCTCAGGACATAGCTGACAGCTTCCTCGAGCAGTTCGGCTACGGAAACCTTAGAGTTGACCTCTGTTCAGTTGAAGACCCGAGCAGCAATGCAGGCGCCGGTTACCGTGTCGTCGGCCACGTTAACCCCGATTCCGACACACCCTTCGGAGGAATGCTCACCGAGGGCTTCCTCCACGATGGAAAGGTCCTCTACCACGGTCCAGGCGTGGTTGCCTGGGTTGACGCTAACGGAACCTGGCACCCGCTTAACGAGACATCAAAGCCACCCCTCACCTACAGGATTGTGGTAACCAGCGAGAACGGTACGATAGTTGAGAACAACGATCCAATGGCAAACGCTTACCTTGCCGGTGACACCGGTGTCTTCACACTTCTCGCGGCCCAGATCGTCCCGCTTAACGACACTCAGAGCTTGCTCATCGTCAGCGGTGAGAGCCCGTACGGTGACTACGAGCCGACCTGGAGCCCGCTTTACCATGGAGTTGAACTCGACGGTCCGCAGTTCGTCAGCAACATACTCCACTGGGCGGCAGTGGTTGCCAAGTACGGTGTTCCCGAGGAGGTATTCTCGATTGACGACCCAGCCGGTGACGATCACGGTCCGGGAACCTACACCTACCCGACTGATCCAGTCTTCAACAAGACCGGACTCTTCGACATAACCGGAATGGACATCCTCAAGGCAGGTGACAAGTACATATTCAGCTTCCACTTCAAGAACCTTGGAGGTAACGTTTGGAACGGGCCGAACGGATTCAGCCTCCAGATAATCGAGGCATACTTCGACTTCAAGGACGGAGGCAACACTTCCGCTATAAAGATGGCGGACAATGGACCCGGTGCGAACGTCGACCTCGACCCGAACCACCCGTGGGACCTCGCCTTCAGGGTTCACGGATGGGGCAAGGCCCTCGTCCTTCCGAACGGAACCGTTCTTGACGACATCGACGTCTTCACAGACCAAGGCCAGAACACAATCAACGTCGTTGTTCCGGCCAAGTACTTCGGCGACGGCCTCAAAGTCGAGGGCATCAAGTTCCCGAGGCTCGCCGTTCTCGTTGGCAGCCAGGACGGTTACGGTGTTGACCAGTGGCGTGATGTTCAGGTCAATGCCTCCCAGTGGAGGGTTGGTGGCGGTGACTCTGACGCTATCATAGCCGGCGTCGCCCCGCGCGTCATGGACCTCCTCGTCCCCAACTGGTTCTCCCCGAGCCAGGAGGAGCAACTGAGTTCCTACAACGCCAGCGCAGGAAAGAGGGCCACTGTTGACATGATCCCAGTCGTTCCGACAGGTTACCTCACGATAACGAGCGACCCCGCCAACGCCACCGTTACGATTGACGGAACCACCGTCGGAAAGACCCCCATAGAGAAGCTTGAGCTCCCGGCCGGAGTCCACAAGGTCATCCTCAAGCTCGACGGCTACAAGGACGAGGAGTTCAGCGTCTCAATCCAGGCCGGAAAGACCCTCGAGGTTCCGGTAACACTTTCAAAGCTCACCGGAATGCTTACCATAACCACTGACCCAAGCGGTGCGGAAGTTTACATCGACGGCAAGAAGGTTGGAGAGACCCCGCTCGAGCAGTACGTCCTTCCGATCGGAACCCACAAGGTTGTCATTAAGAAGGAGGGCTACAAGGAGGAGAGCTTCGACGTCTCAATTCAGGCCGGTAAGGAGCTGAAGTTCAGCTACACCCTTACTCCACTTCAGACAACGACCACCACGACTACTACCACCACAACCACAACAACAACCACGACCACCACTACCAAGCCTTCCACCACTACTACGACTACGACGACTTCTGAGGGCGGTGGAGGCATCTGTGGTCCAGCGGCCCTCATAGGCCTCGCAATAATCCCACTCCTCCTCAGGAGGAGAAAGTGACCCCCTTTCCCCTCTTTTCTTCTGTTTATTTCCTGCGTTTTTGAGTCACTTGGGGTTAAGAATTGGTGCTATCTCCTTATCAATCGGGACGGAATGTTCTCCAAGAAGAGACACCAACTCTCCGGGTGCCCTTAAAAGAGAGATTCCCAGACGGTAGTGGCCCCGGTATGACTTGACACGGGCGACGAGGAGGTATTCAAACAGCTCCGGGAACTCAAAATACCGTGTGAACTCGCCAAAGAGATCCAGCTCGTTGAGGACAAGAGGTGTATGGGAGAGGAACAGTGTTAAATCCCGCTCGCTGGCCCTCTCGAGTACCTCCACCACAGTGGATCCGTTCCTGCCCTCCAGCAGAGGGAATCCAGAAACAACTAAGGCAGAACCCGGATCAACGACATCCAGAGCCCTGATTACGTCCTGAATGCGATACGTCCTTCCGAAATGCAGGTTCCCGGTGTCGGTTGCGATCCTGTGGATAACCAACGGGGAAAAGCCACCACTGACCTGGACGTGGTACACCTTGCCCCTCTCGAGGAAGGCCCTTTCAATGTAGGCGAGCAGAAAAACCTCCGAAAGTTCATCGGAGAAGAGCACGGCAACGGAGCTACCCCTACTTATTCCAAAGGGAAAGCCCTCGAAAGGTTTTACCTCTTCTCTCTCCCCGGGAGCAGTAAAAACCAGCGCCATCATCCTGTGAATGGTGCGAACCTATTTATATCTTGCGTTTCGGGAAAACCAAAATGGGAGATCACGAACAGGATAACCACGTTGATGACTACCGCCAGGATCAACGCATGAGCACTAGGCATATTAGAGTCCGGGCAAAAGCCCTGTTCCTCATTTTCTCATGCTTCTGAGCACAACATCGAAGGGTGCGTTCGTCTTTATAGAGGTTGGGGAAAAGTGCGTTCTCGTCGCCTCAAAACCAAGGGAGTGAAGGGTCTCGATGACTCTTGAAATCTTCACGACCTCAAGGCCGTTTTTTCTTGCAAGTGCGTGAGTATCGTAATGGAATGGAACGTCGAGCTCTTCCACCAGCAACGAAAGGAATTGGAAGGTTTTCCTGTGGGATATTGATTCCTCGGATGTTTTGGTGAGCCTCACAAGTTCCTCCAGAAAAGCCTGGTTCTTGAGCGGCCCGAGCCACATTGGCCCGTACGCCCCCCGCTTGCCGGGGAGGAAGTCTCTTTCGTACTTAAACTTTCCAGTTTCATCCTGCCACAGGTAACCCAAGAGCTCAACGCTTTCGTCTGCCTTTTTTGCCCCGCTCCTCAGCCTCAAAAAGACCCTGAAGTAGTGATCACGGTAATATGCCAGCAGAACTTCAACGCCGAGATCGTACTTGGCCGCGTACCTAACGATCGTTCCTATTAAAATCCTGAGACCTGCCTCGTGACACAACTCACCTCGAATTGGCTCAGCGAGGTATTTCCTCCTGCATGCCCTCCGGTAAGCTCCGCAGAGAACCCCGGTGTCGGTCGCGGTGAGCCCGAGAAAGCCCCTTCTCCGCACGGATCGAAGGGCTGAATCGAGGAACTCCACAGGTGACCCGAAGGGGTCAAGGTCTATGAAATCAAAGTACCTGAAGTTCTCAGACATGAGCTTATTGGCATCGCCGAGGTTTACAACGAGACGCTTTTCAGGTAGTCCAAGCTCAGCCCTTCCATTCGCGAGCACCGGTTTCGATCCAAAGTTCAGCTCAAGGTTCTTGAGGATAAGGCGAAACGCATCTTCATTGATGTCGTTCATCCAGACTTCCTCTGCTGACGTTTCAAGGGAGTACCTGAGGCCTCTGATTCCCGTTGCGGAGAGGGCATCAAGGACGCGTCTCGGGGAGAGGGCTTTCACGGCCAGAACACTGATATCCCTGTTGAGGGCCATCACAGGATTGTAAAAAACCGGCGCATCGTATATTCTTTCAGCCTTTGGAACTAACACCCTCGCAAGTCCTTCCCTGATCTCCACAAGTTCCATTCTCCCACCGGAAAAAGAAATGATGTGGGGATTTAAAGGATTTCGACGTAATCGCCGAGGGCCTGACCTGGAAGGCCGGGCTTAAAGTATGCCTTGACCTCCCCTCTGTTACCGTGAACTCTCAGAATCTTCCCGAACATTTTCCTGCCGGTCGGTGTCCTCCACACCACCTTTCTGCCGATGAGGGCGCTCGCCCCCGCCCTGTCTTCAACGCCGATTGGCTTGAGAATCATGTGGTGGTTGTGTCTGTGCTCGTGGGAACCGGCGTAGGCGAGGATCAGGGCCTTTCGCCTCATGACCCTCACCCCAAGCTGATAGGGAAACGTGGATTTTTAAATGTTATTTCCAGCCCCACCCCAAGATCGACCCGTTCGCTGGATTGCCTGCCGTTAAGAGGAGAAACGGTAATATACACAAACCAACCAACGTTCATCAGTGCTCCCGATGCTCGGCTTCCTGAGGAGGAGAAAGCTTAGAAAGCTCAGACAGAATTCAGGAGAAACCCTCGTCATGCACATAGGGGACACGCCAGAGCGCGTTTATCCCTTTCTCAAAGGTCTCATCGGAGAGGCTCGGCCAGATGTGATAATCCACACGGGCGATTTAGTTGACAACATCAAGCTGGAGCGGAGACCTGACCTAAAGCCAGCTTATGAAGCAGGCCTGAGAAAGCTCGCGCGGATTCTCAAGGGCTCTAGAGCGAAGCTTTACATAGTTCCAGGCAACGAGGACGATCCCGAGCTTTTGAGACGGTTCTTTGGGGAAAGTGTCGTCGAGCCCGGAAGCATCGTCGAGATCTGCAGAAAGACCTTCGCGCTCGGCCACTGCTGGCGGGACGTTGCAGATAAGGAGGCAGACTTCAAGCTCTACGGCCATAACTTCAAAGCCATCCCCAGGGGACTGAACGCGGTTCTCGGCGTCAACTTCATCTTCCTGCCGAGCGGAAGGGTCGTTAAGGTGGATTACCCCGTGGGAACCGACACGGCCAGGGGTTACAGGCTTTGGAGGGGGTTGTGATGAGACTGCTCCGTTTTGGGCCATCGATTATCTTCCTGAGGACTCCACACAGGGAAGCGGTTGAATCAGCAATCGAGGAGCTTTTCGGCGTTGAAAAGACTCCAACTGACATCGCGATAAAGGAGAGCAGCGAGTTTGAGACCGTGCTTTTCGTCACGGACGAGTGGAAGAAAGAAACCATTCCCCCCGAGAGTGCGTTCCTCATAAGGTGCCACGCTCCAGCCGTTCTGAGCAGAATCATAAACGCCAACCTGCCAGTCGAGAAGGTTCACGTCGAGAGCGCGATAATATTCCTCAGGGTTCCCGATAGAGTCGGGGAAGGGCTCAAACTGATAGCCGAGAAGTATAACGGAGAGGTTATGGACATAAGGACCGCCCTCGATGAGGGCGAGGCTATGGACACGATAATAGGCCTGACGAGGAAAAAGCTGAACTCGCCAATAGGGCCAGAGGACGTGGAAGGAGCCGTCCTCGTGAGGAGGGACTTCCTGAGCGTTTACAGGGAACTGCTCATGGACACCCCGCTGTTGCTCCTCAAGCTCATGCCCGAGTGGAACGAGATGACGATAAAGCTCTACGACACGGCGAAGCGCTACGAGGAGAACATCGAGAGGCTCATGCTCGTCATAGAGGACCTTGACCTCGGCTTCATCGTTGGTGAGGGCTGGGACTGGGACTACCCGAGGCCTTTCATGCGCGTTCCGGTTTACAAGCTTAAGCTCCTGACATGGGAAGACCCGCTCCGCGTGAAGTTCCTGCTGAAGGGGCTTGAATACCGGGGCTACAAACGGCTCTGCGACATAGACGTCTTCGTCGAGGGCAAGAAGATAGACTGGGTGAAGCTGGGAAAGTTTGACTCCAAGTTCGAGCTGGCCAAGACCGCGAGGGAGGAGCTTGAAAAGCTCCTGAGCGAGGACGTTCGGAGAAGGCTCCACGAGATAGAGGAGAAGCTCCTCGGAGACACCAGAGAAGAGGGTGAAGTCAAAGCTTCCTGAGCTTCGCCACGAAGAAACCGCTCGTCCCGTGTCTGTCGGGATAAAAGCGCCTTGCTTTCTTTATTTCCTCGCTCAGCTCGATTCCGAAGGGTCTCGTTAGTGCGGGCTCGCCGTAGCGGAGGGGAAGCAGTTCAACGTCGAAGTTGTCCAGAACCCACTGGATTACGAACTCGTTCTCCTCCGGTTCGAGTGAGCAGGTTGAGTAAACCAGGATTCCGCCCTTCCTGAGGACGCTCAGTCCCTTCTCAAGCATCTTCATCTGGAGGTTCTGGCAGAACTTCACATCCTCTATCGTGCGGTTAGCCTTCCGCTCGGGGTTCTTGTGTATCGTCCCTGAACCTGTGCACGGCGCATCGAGGAGGATTTTATCGAACTCAACGCCGAGTTCGTCTATGTAGAGCGACGAGCGGTGGAAGAGAACTGTATTAGTGACGCCGAGGCGAGAGAGGTTTAAGCGGGTCTCCTTCAGTCTCTCCTCGCCGACATCAAAAGCGTAGATTATTCCCTCGTTTTCCATAAGCTGGGCCAAATAGCTCGTCTTTCCTCCTGGAGCGGCGGCCATATCTGCAACGACTTCGCCGGGCTTCGGCTCAAGGGCAACGGGAGGATACATCGAACTCGCTTCCTGGATGTAGAGGAGACCGCTCAGGTACTCGGGCGTTGATGTAATCGAAAACGGCTCGCGCGTGAGGCAGAAACCTTCTCTCGCCCAGGGAATCCTCCTAAACTGGAAGCCCTTCTTGTTGAGGAGCTTTGTAAGCTTTGGAATCTCAATGCGAAGCGTGTTCACGCGGAAGCACCTTGGCAGGGGCTTTTCCATCGCCTCGGCTATGCTTAAGGCCCTCTCGCCCCAGAGCTCGTAATAGCGCTCCGCGAAGGTCTTGGAGTAGCCGAGGGAAAACAACTTTTCGAGCATGACGAGGGTTGGAAAAGGGAGTTTAAAATCCTTCGTTTGTGCACGGGGGCCACTCCCACGAACTGAGAAAGGGAGAAAAGCGAAACAAAAGCGAAAGCCCTCACTGCTGCGGGCAGACGTCCTTCTCGGTCGGTGGGTTCGGATCGAGGCCCTTCCTCTGGCGTATCTGCCTGATGATCTGCTGGGCAAGCTCGTTCGGAACGCGCTTGAAGCCAGCGTGCTCTGTAGTCCAGAGGGCCTTTCCGCTGGTGGCACCACGGATGGCTCCGGCGAATCCGAACATCTCTGCAACTGGAGCCTCTCCGATGATAATCATGACCTCGCCTTCCTGCCTCATGTCGATGAGCTGACCGCGCCTCTGGTTGAGCTCCCTGCTGACGGCACCCATGTACTCGTAGGGTATGTTGATGATGACCTTCTGGTAGGGTTCGTAGAGGACCGGACCTGCCTTCATCATGGCGCAGTGGATTGCGGTCCTGATGGCCGGGTAGATCTGGGCCGGACCGCGGTGGACGTTGTCCTCGTGTATCTTGGCGTCGTGAAGCCTGACGATGACCTTCATGACTGGCTCCTTGGCGAGCGGTCCCTCGTCCATCGCCATGTGGAATCCGTCGACGAGGAGATCCATGACCTCGTTGAGGTACTGGATACCCTTGGTGTTGTCGAAGAACATGTTGCCGTTGTAGACGTCGACAATGCCCTTGGCAAGCTCGTAGTCCATACCGAGCTCGGCGAGCTTCTTGGCGACCTCCTTCGGGTTCTTGGGCCTGCCCTCCGGGATAATGCCCTCGCGAATTGCCTCGTAGATCTCGTCCGGCATCGGCTCGACGGTGATGTAGAACCTGTTGTGCTTGTTCGGAGACTTTCCTTCGACTATCGGGCTCTTCTTGGTTACACTCTCGCGGTAGACGACGATCGGCGGTGAAACGTCAACGTCGAGCTTCCACTCGGTCTTGAGCCTGTAGAGCTTGACCTCGAGGTGAAGCTCACCCATGCCGCTGAGGAGGTGCTGGCCGGTCTCCTCGTCGATCTTAACGTGCAGAGTTGGATCCTCCTTGGCGAGCTGTCTCAAAGCTTCGATGAGCTTGGGAAGGTCCTTAACGTTTTTAGCTTCAATCGCAACGGTAACGACGGGCTCGCTGGTGTAGTGGAGGGCCTCAAAGGGCTCGATCTTCTCAACTGAGACGGTCTCACCGGCCATAGCATCGCGCAGACCGGTTACGGCAACGATGTTTCCAGCGGGGACAGCCTCCATGTTGATCCTCTCGGGACCCATGTAGATACCGACCTGCTGGATTCTAGCTTTTCTCTTGCTGTTGATGAGGTAGACCTCCTGGCCGGTCTTGACGGTACCGCTCCAGACACGGCCGGTAGCTACCTCACCGGCGTGCTTGTCGAGGATGATCTTGGTGACGACCATGACCATCTTGCCCTTTGGGTCGCACTTGAGCATAGCCTGGCCGACGTCGCTGTTTATGTCACCCCTCCAGAGGTGTGGGATCCTGTACTTCTGGGCCTCAAGCGGGTTCGGGAGGTGCCTGACAACCATATCGAGGACGACGACGTGAAGCGGAGCCTTCTGGCGGAGCCCCTTAAGGTCGCCCTTGTTGGTGAGCTCGACGATGTCCTTGAAGGAAACGCCGGTCTTCTTCATGAACGGGACGCTGAGGGCCCAGTTGTAGTAGGCCGAACCGAAGGCGACGCTACCATCCTCGACCTTGACCATCCACTGACTCTTGAACTCCTCGGGGGCGTAGCGTTTGATGAGCCTGTTAACGTCGGTAATAATCTTGGCGAACCTCTGGAGTATCTCGTTCGGGCCGAGCTTGAGCTCCTTGATGAGACGGTCAACCTTGTTGATGAAGAGAACCGGCTTGACGTACTCCCTGAGGGCCTGCCTGAGAACGGTCTCTGTCTGGGGCATGACACCCTCGACGGCGTCGACAACTATAATCGCACCGTCAATGGCACGCATGGCCCTGGTAACGTCACCACCGAAGTCAACGTGACCCGGGGTGTCAATCAGGTTGATGAGGTAGTCCTGGCCCTCGTAGTTGTGGACCATCGAAACGTTGGCCGCGTTGATTGTAATACCCCTCGCCTGCTCCTGCTCGTCGAAGTCGAGAACGAGCTGCTTTCCTGCCAACTCTTCGCTAATCATTCCGGCACCGGCGAGCAGGTTGTCGCTCAGCGTCGTCTTACCGTGGTCAATATGAGCGGCAATACCCATGTTCCTGATTCTCTCAGGCTGGGTCATCAATTCCTTAATCTTCGCGATCATCTCTTCCCTTCTTCCCATAACGCACCACCTTTGGATGAGCTTGTCGGCTTAACTTAAAAGGCTCGGTTATAAAGCTTTTCCCCGGAAGCGAAAGAGCATTGGGGAGGAAGATCAGAAGACGAGAAGGCGTGAAACCAGCCTCCGAACCCGCTCAACCTCCGAGTTTTCAGCATAGACTCCCCAGCGCCAGTAAGTGTCCTTCAGCTCGAAGAGCGAGCGGACCAGGGGAGAGACGTCGCTGAGCCTCCTCAGCTTCCCCTCGACAAGAACGAAGGCGTTCTTTTCCTCGAACTTTGGCTTCGGAGGATAATCGAGCAACGCGAGGTGTCCGAACTCGGCTTCAAGCTCTCGCCTTAACTCTTCGAGGAGATCCCTTTCGAGGGGTTCAGAGCTCCATATGACACGCTTGTAGAGCTTCCGGGAGTCTATGGCACGAATGAGCCCCCTGACCTCTGGCTTGTCGCTCGTCCTGAGCCTAGCCACGAGGTCGATCTCGTCCATGAGGCGTATCTCGTCGAGCGGAATTCCCTCAAGCTTAACTGCTTCAACGAGCATTGCCCCCGCTATTCTGGAAACGTGATGGAGGTAAACCGTTGGGTACATCATGCTCCTTGCCAAGAGGAGGTTTTGAGCCGCCATGATGCCCTTCTCCAGGACCACAAGCCTCTCGCCGTCCCAGTGAAGGTTTCTGATCAGCCTGTCGAGATCAACGAGGCCGTAGGCAACGCCAGTGTAATA
Encoded proteins:
- a CDS encoding tRNA (guanine(10)-N(2))-dimethyltransferase, whose protein sequence is MELVEIREGLARVLVPKAERIYDAPVFYNPVMALNRDISVLAVKALSPRRVLDALSATGIRGLRYSLETSAEEVWMNDINEDAFRLILKNLELNFGSKPVLANGRAELGLPEKRLVVNLGDANKLMSENFRYFDFIDLDPFGSPVEFLDSALRSVRRRGFLGLTATDTGVLCGAYRRACRRKYLAEPIRGELCHEAGLRILIGTIVRYAAKYDLGVEVLLAYYRDHYFRVFLRLRSGAKKADESVELLGYLWQDETGKFKYERDFLPGKRGAYGPMWLGPLKNQAFLEELVRLTKTSEESISHRKTFQFLSLLVEELDVPFHYDTHALARKNGLEVVKISRVIETLHSLGFEATRTHFSPTSIKTNAPFDVVLRSMRK
- a CDS encoding 50S ribosomal protein L35ae, whose amino-acid sequence is MRRKALILAYAGSHEHRHNHHMILKPIGVEDRAGASALIGRKVVWRTPTGRKMFGKILRVHGNRGEVKAYFKPGLPGQALGDYVEIL
- a CDS encoding NOL1/NOP2/sun family putative RNA methylase, with the translated sequence MLEKLFSLGYSKTFAERYYELWGERALSIAEAMEKPLPRCFRVNTLRIEIPKLTKLLNKKGFQFRRIPWAREGFCLTREPFSITSTPEYLSGLLYIQEASSMYPPVALEPKPGEVVADMAAAPGGKTSYLAQLMENEGIIYAFDVGEERLKETRLNLSRLGVTNTVLFHRSSLYIDELGVEFDKILLDAPCTGSGTIHKNPERKANRTIEDVKFCQNLQMKMLEKGLSVLRKGGILVYSTCSLEPEENEFVIQWVLDNFDVELLPLRYGEPALTRPFGIELSEEIKKARRFYPDRHGTSGFFVAKLRKL
- a CDS encoding elongation factor EF-2; amino-acid sequence: MGRREEMIAKIKELMTQPERIRNMGIAAHIDHGKTTLSDNLLAGAGMISEELAGKQLVLDFDEQEQARGITINAANVSMVHNYEGQDYLINLIDTPGHVDFGGDVTRAMRAIDGAIIVVDAVEGVMPQTETVLRQALREYVKPVLFINKVDRLIKELKLGPNEILQRFAKIITDVNRLIKRYAPEEFKSQWMVKVEDGSVAFGSAYYNWALSVPFMKKTGVSFKDIVELTNKGDLKGLRQKAPLHVVVLDMVVRHLPNPLEAQKYRIPHLWRGDINSDVGQAMLKCDPKGKMVMVVTKIILDKHAGEVATGRVWSGTVKTGQEVYLINSKRKARIQQVGIYMGPERINMEAVPAGNIVAVTGLRDAMAGETVSVEKIEPFEALHYTSEPVVTVAIEAKNVKDLPKLIEALRQLAKEDPTLHVKIDEETGQHLLSGMGELHLEVKLYRLKTEWKLDVDVSPPIVVYRESVTKKSPIVEGKSPNKHNRFYITVEPMPDEIYEAIREGIIPEGRPKNPKEVAKKLAELGMDYELAKGIVDVYNGNMFFDNTKGIQYLNEVMDLLVDGFHMAMDEGPLAKEPVMKVIVRLHDAKIHEDNVHRGPAQIYPAIRTAIHCAMMKAGPVLYEPYQKVIINIPYEYMGAVSRELNQRRGQLIDMRQEGEVMIIIGEAPVAEMFGFAGAIRGATSGKALWTTEHAGFKRVPNELAQQIIRQIRQRKGLDPNPPTEKDVCPQQ
- a CDS encoding HD domain-containing protein, which produces MKLVHGPVHGTIELDDFAVELVDTPEFQRLRRITQLGFVFLAYPTARHTRFEHSLGTFHLARKLVDHNPDVERGVIYAALLHDLGQYPFSHTLEAIYPRHEENTAWFIKNGEVRDIIEESYSIGEFLRFLKHPVVSGDIDADRMDYLIRDAYYTGVAYGLVDLDRLIRNLHWDGERLVVLEKGIMAAQNLLLARSMMYPTVYLHHVSRIAGAMLVEAVKLEGIPLDEIRLMDEIDLVARLRTSDKPEVRGLIRAIDSRKLYKRVIWSSEPLERDLLEELRRELEAEFGHLALLDYPPKPKFEEKNAFVLVEGKLRRLSDVSPLVRSLFELKDTYWRWGVYAENSEVERVRRLVSRLLVF
- a CDS encoding glucodextranase DOMON-like domain-containing protein, which encodes MKRLATIIAAFVLFSVFGFAMASATTVAVDLTHGENTKYLVDPVVDRDNQSHILAPSIVEGVGDMEWAYFGSPDMFPNNTKIKNLGDTITPDALKDVDVLILGQPTSPFTPEEIQAIKDWFAQGGKVLWIAADSDYGSGVQAQDIADSFLEQFGYGNLRVDLCSVEDPSSNAGAGYRVVGHVNPDSDTPFGGMLTEGFLHDGKVLYHGPGVVAWVDANGTWHPLNETSKPPLTYRIVVTSENGTIVENNDPMANAYLAGDTGVFTLLAAQIVPLNDTQSLLIVSGESPYGDYEPTWSPLYHGVELDGPQFVSNILHWAAVVAKYGVPEEVFSIDDPAGDDHGPGTYTYPTDPVFNKTGLFDITGMDILKAGDKYIFSFHFKNLGGNVWNGPNGFSLQIIEAYFDFKDGGNTSAIKMADNGPGANVDLDPNHPWDLAFRVHGWGKALVLPNGTVLDDIDVFTDQGQNTINVVVPAKYFGDGLKVEGIKFPRLAVLVGSQDGYGVDQWRDVQVNASQWRVGGGDSDAIIAGVAPRVMDLLVPNWFSPSQEEQLSSYNASAGKRATVDMIPVVPTGYLTITSDPANATVTIDGTTVGKTPIEKLELPAGVHKVILKLDGYKDEEFSVSIQAGKTLEVPVTLSKLTGMLTITTDPSGAEVYIDGKKVGETPLEQYVLPIGTHKVVIKKEGYKEESFDVSIQAGKELKFSYTLTPLQTTTTTTTTTTTTTTTTTTTTKPSTTTTTTTTSEGGGGICGPAALIGLAIIPLLLRRRK
- a CDS encoding metallophosphoesterase codes for the protein MLGFLRRRKLRKLRQNSGETLVMHIGDTPERVYPFLKGLIGEARPDVIIHTGDLVDNIKLERRPDLKPAYEAGLRKLARILKGSRAKLYIVPGNEDDPELLRRFFGESVVEPGSIVEICRKTFALGHCWRDVADKEADFKLYGHNFKAIPRGLNAVLGVNFIFLPSGRVVKVDYPVGTDTARGYRLWRGL